A stretch of Ipomoea triloba cultivar NCNSP0323 chromosome 11, ASM357664v1 DNA encodes these proteins:
- the LOC115996351 gene encoding uncharacterized protein LOC115996351: protein MADSDEGREDTISEVVTESLLDSVFELKRIKCTPSICDASPTDTDRSLVAIRDYAADDSPRTSLVFPPANHENLPVSVNLIGAFSRQHHLKSSFSWEFPSSPSESMSSSSQSRFVAENDDSSSSFSPSGSDSGDPSNPPPWTQHPPPKTVAGSARWWNFGIEFLHSKFNGIVKHLLSFASVPGAISSSYSPVGRATLAAAVFMFIYFWRRRRRRRRLEINRESREQLIRTVKEKDKRINQLLEQIAEMNKLLVALQNGHQSNPS, encoded by the exons ATGGCGGATTCCGACGAGGGCAGAGAGGATACAATTTCTGAAGTAGTAACAGAATCGTTACTGGACAGCGTTTTCGAATTGAAGAGAATCAAGTGTACTCCTTCCATCTGCGATGCGTCTCCAACAGATACAGATCGGTCATTGGTTGCAATTCGAGATTATGCTGCCGATGATTCTCCCCGCACTTCCCTCGTCTTCCCTCCGGCGAACCACGAGAACCTCCCGGTCTCCGTGAATCTCATTGGCGCTTTCAGTCGCCAGCACCATCTCAAATCGTCATTTTCGTGGGAATTCCCGTCATCGCCATCGGAGTCGATGTCGTCGTCGTCTCAGTCACGATTCGTCGCCGAGAATGACGATTCGTCGTCTTCATTCTCTCCGTCGGGCTCGGACTCGGGGGATCCGTCCAATCCTCCCCCTTGGACTCAGCATCCGCCGCCGAAAACGGTTGCCGGCTCGGCTCGGTGGTGGAATTTCGGAATTGAATTCCTACATTCCAAATTCAACGGAATTGTGAAGCATCTCCTGAGTTTCGCTTCTGTACCGGGGGCAATTTCGTCATCCTACTCTCCCGTCGGCAGAGCCACGCTCGCCGCGGCGGTGTTCATGTTCATATACTtctggcggcggcggcggcggcggcggagattGGAGATCAACAGGGAGAGCAGGGAACAGCTGATTCGAACAGTCAAAGAAAAAGACAAG AGGATAAATCAACTATTGGAACAAATTGCAGAAATGAATAAACTATTGGTAGCTCTTCAAAATGGTCATCAATCCAATCCCAGTTGA
- the LOC115996773 gene encoding probable xyloglucan 6-xylosyltransferase 3 encodes MGQDSGFSAQKRAGALPTTANDAGAAAMNGDSRSRASPPVPRGRQIQRTFNNVKITILCGFVTILVLRGTIGVGNLASSDADLENTYLIDETNRILDEIRSDKDPDDPEGQSDRFLSPNETFSLGPKITGWDEQRKVWFERHPGFPNSVNGKPRVLLVTGSPPTPCENPVGDHYLLKGVKNKIDYCRIHGIEIVYNSANMDREMDGHWAKLPLIRRLMLSHPEIEWIWWMDSDAFFTDMAFEIPLSKYDSHNLVIHGYQDLLFDQKSWTALSTGSFLIRNSQWALDLLDVWAPMGPKGPIREESGKTLTANLKGRPEFEADDQSALIYLLMSEKDQWMDKVFLENSYYLHGYWAGLVDRYEEVMEKYHPGFGDERWPFVTHFVGCKACGSFGDFPVEKCVKSMERAFNFADNQVLNLYGFKHRGLLSPNIKRIRNETTAPLRNVDQYDFRHAKHES; translated from the coding sequence ATGGGCCAAGACAGCGGTTTCTCTGCTCAAAAGAGAGCCGGAGCGCTGCCCACCACCGCTAACGACGCCGGAGCCGCCGCCATGAATGGAGATTCCAGGAGCCGAGCTAGCCCCCCGGTCCCTCGCGGCCGCCAGATCCAGCGGACCTTCAACAACGTCAAGATCACCATCCTCTGCGGCTTCGTCACCATCCTCGTCCTCCGCGGCACCATCGGCGTCGGCAACCTCGCTTCCTCCGACGCCGACCTCGAGAACACGTACCTGATCGACGAGACCAACCGGATCCTCGACGAGATCCGGTCCGACAAGGACCCGGACGATCCGGAGGGCCAGTCGGATCGGTTCCTCAGCCCCAACGAGACCTTCTCGCTGGGCCCCAAAATCACCGGATGGGACGAACAACGGAAGGTATGGTTCGAGAGACACCCCGGATTTCCTAATTCCGTGAATGGGAAACCTAGGGTTTTGCTTGTTACCGGGTCGCCACCGACCCCGTGTGAGAACCCAGTTGGGGATCATTACTTGTTGAAGGGTGTGAAGAATAAAATTGACTATTGCAGGATTCATGGGATTGAGATTGTGTATAATTCGGCCAATATGGATAGGGAAATGGACGGCCACTGGGCCAAACTGCCTTTGATAAGGAGGCTAATGCTTTCCCATCCCGAAATCGAGTGGATTTGGTGGATGGACAGTGATGCTTTCTTCACTGATATGGCTTTTGAGATCCCTCTGTCAAAATATGATAGCCATAATCTTGTTATCCATGGCTACCAGGATTTGTTGTTCGATCAGAAGTCATGGACTGCATTGAGTACGGGTAGTTTTCTCATTAGGAATTCACAGTGGGCACTAGATTTGTTGGATGTTTGGGCTCCAATGGGGCCTAAAGGACCTATTCGTGAGGAATCTGGGAAGACTTTGACGGCGAATTTAAAGGGTAGACCAGAATTTGAAGCTGATGATCAATCTGCACTGATATATTTGCTCATGTCGGAGAAGGATCAGTGGATGGATAAAGTGTTTCTTGAGAACTCGTATTATTTGCATGGATATTGGGCGGGATTGGTGGATAGGTACGAGGAGGTGATGGAGAAGTACCATCCTGGATTTGGTGATGAGAGATGGCCATTTGTTACGCATTTTGTGGGATGCAAGGCGTGTGGGAGCTTTGGGGATTTCCCGGTCGAGAAATGCGTGAAAAGCATGGAAAGAGCTTTCAATTTTGCGGATAATCAAGTTCTTAATTTGTACGGGTTTAAGCACAGGGGCTTGTTGAGCCCTAACATCAAGAGGATCCGGAATGAAACTACTGCTCCACTGCGGAACGTAGATCAATATGATTTTCGACATGCAAAGCATGAGAGCTAA
- the LOC115995913 gene encoding uncharacterized protein LOC115995913 yields MEDGHSISRLPLLKGVSNYAFWKARMMAFIKSLDEECWGSIENGWNPPTITEQNEIKKKPVISSTFEEKKLSSANNRALNAIHSAMSSDYFMLISATDRAKDAWDALETHFEGTGSVKVSKIQMLISQYESLQMEKIETVSEFSARVKSLANNAFNLREPFDEERMVCKVLRSLPPKFKMQAIAIKQSTDLKTLTLDALMGNLQTFEMELDEEDKYSKKNKGVAFDQEEPELKEVSYREDDSQSEDEDDLAKAYEELCISWCKILENEIGTKDSSEMSLLKELEHLRKQVWMLNTGTNKLDEILRTNGQSLTKMGLGCNKRGHGWKWCKEPELKLKKVWRPKITCMATKISMSASMSSTWYFDNGCSRHMTGHKGYLTNVTYAHAGQVTFGDGEKGEIIGRETLDTEGIRTADNCYMIKSVLMCNSVTTNECTNWHYKLGHLNYHDMEQLVKARSVRGLPNLTITEKPRLCGPCQEGKQTRVHHKRLQREKETQIVKIIRIKSDHGKEFESNAFSNFCDKTGIEHEFSTPKTPQQNGVVERKKKRTLQEMARVMLLTKNISQRFWAEALSTTCHITNREQRGNFDAKSDEGIFLGYSTQSKAYRVFNKRTKSIVESTNVVVDDHVSQKRDDEDEEAQEKTTCLRETSKKGEENAPSTENMEHKESSDIIPSTRIQKNHPIDNVIGEITSGVRISGKEKKNYRELIGYSCYISIIEPKNVCETLKDECWIHAMQEELLQFKRNEMEGIDFEEKFAPVARLESIRLLISVACSLGFILQQMDVKTGFLNGYLKGEEYVAQPKGLTEYLIKKGYTRGSVDKTLFIKRYNSDLIIAQVYVDDIVFGSTSASRANNFVNLMQEEFEMSMVGDLAYFLGLQIKQTFEERKQPKSSGKETSTTTKDKITTGSISQTFDPSEYNSEPIYDAVENYVSNPSTNNEEDDIPNSLNKCTVKRRLNFNIVINNEGTTQSSFPRDNPPDVHVAKAEGQRLTILVYPHRMTRSPNINDDYKEDLDIVAYELTGGIKNLWTTKDTVQSAILTPTYALLHKVALHQQSTNAMSRSH; encoded by the exons ATGGAAGATGGGCATTCGATTTCAAGGCTTCCATTATTGAAAGGTGTTAGCAATTATGCTTTTTGGAAGGCAAGAATGATGGCGTTCATAAAGTCACTAGATGAGGAATGTTGGGGTTCTATAGAAAATGGTTGGAACCCACCGACTATCACTGAACAAAATGAGATAAAGAAAAAACCAGTGATCAGTTCGACATTTGAGGAGAAAAAGTTGTCATCAGCAAACAATAGAGCCTTGAACGCAATTCATAGTGCCATGAGTTCAGACTACTTTATGCTTATATCCGCCACAGATCGGGCAAAGGATGCATGGGACGCACTAGAAACTCATTTTGAAGGTACTGGATCTGTGAAAGTATCCAAAATACAGATGCTCATATCCCAATATGAGAGTCTACAAATGGAGAAAATAGAAACTGTCTCAGAGTTCAGTGCTCGTGTCAAAAGCCTTGCAAATAATGCTTTCAACCTAAGGGAACCATTTGATGAAGAAAGGATGGTTTGTAAGGTGTTGCGGTCTCTACCTCCAAAGTTTAAAATGCAAGCGATTGCTATTAAACAATCCACAGACTTGAAAACACTCACACTAGATGCGTTGATGGGCAATCTACAAACCTTTGAGATGGAGTTAGACGAGGAAGACAAGTATTCGAAGAAAAACAAGGGAGTAGCTTTTG ATCAAGAAGAACCAGAGCTCAAGGAAGTGTCATATCGTGAGGATGACTCTCAatcagaagatgaagatgatcttGCAAAAGCATACGAAGAACTGTGCATAAGTTGGTGTAAG ATACTTGAAAACGAGATAGGAACAAAAGATTCCAGTGAAATGTCTTTACTGAAGGAACTGGAGCACTTGAGGAAACAAGTCTGGATGCTGAACACGGGTACCAACAAGTTAGATGAGATACTAAGAACAAATGGACAATCTTTGACCAAAATGGGGTTGGG GTGCAACAAACGAGGGCATGGTTGGAAGTGGTGTAAAGAACCAGAGCTGAAACTGAAAAAAGTGTGGAGACCCAAGATCACATGTATGGCAACAAAAATATCAATGTCAGCCAGCATGTCATCAACATGGTACTTCGACAACGGGTGCTCTAGACACATGACTGGACACAAAGGGTATCTGACAAATGTAACATATGCACATGCTGGTCAAGTCACTTTCGGTGACGGAGAAAAAGGAGAAATCATTGGACGAGAAACGCTTGACACAGAAG GGATTAGAACAGCTGATAATTGTTATATGATCAAATCTGTGCTCATGTGCAATAGTGTCACAACCAATGAATGCACAAATTGGCATTACAAACTTGGACACTTAAATTATCATGACATGGAACAGTTAGTTAAGGCTAGATCAGTCAGAGGACTTCCAAACCTCACAATCACGGAGAAACCTCGATTGTGTGGACCATGTCAAGAAGGCAAGCAAACCAGAGTGCATCATAAAAG ATTACAAAGAGAAAAGGAGACACAGATTGTGAAAATCATAAGGATAAAAAGTGACCACGGTAAGGAGTTTGAAAGCAATGCTTTTAGCAACTTCTGTGACAAAACTGGCATAGAACATGAATTTTCTACTCCTAAAACACCACAACAAAACGGGGTagtggaaagaaaaaaaaaaagaactctaCAGGAAATGGCAAGAGTAATGTTACTCACCAAAAATATCTCTCAGAGATTCTGGGCTGAAGCATTGAGTACAACATGCCACATCACAAACAGG GAACAAAGAGGCAATTTTGATGCTAAAAGCGACGAAGGAATTTTCTTAGGATACTCAACACAAAGCAAAGCCTATAGAGTATTTAACAAGAGAACCAAATCCATCGTGGAATCAACAAACGTGGTAGTTGATGATCATGTGAGCCAAAAACGTGATGACGAAGATGAAGAAGCACAAGAAAAGACAACATGTTTGAGAGAAACATCAAAAAAGGGAGAAGAAAATGCACCGTCAACCGAAAATATGGAACACAAAGAAAGCTCAGACATAATTCCATCCACAAGAATTCAGAAAAATCACCCAATTGACAATGTGATTGGAGAAATCACATCAGGGGTTAGAATAAGTGGCAAAGAGAAGAAAAACTATCGTGAGCTGATAGGTTACTCGTGCTACATCTCAATAATAGAACCAAAAAATGTGTGTGAAACCCTTAAAGATGAGTGTTGGATACatgccatgcaagaggaactacTCCAATTTAAAAGAAATGAG ATGGAAGGCATTGATTTCGAAGAAAAATTTGCACCAGTAGCAAGATTGGAATCTATCAGACTTCTCATCTCCGTCGCATGTTCACTAGGGTTCATATTACAACAAATGGATGTAAAGACAGGGTTTCTAAATGGATATCTCAAAGGAGAagaatatgttgcacaacctaAAGG GCTTACTGAGTACCTAATCAAGAAAGGATATACAAGGGGAAGTGTTGATAAGACACTGTTCATCAAAAGGTATAACTCTGATCTTATAATTGCTCaagtttatgttgatgatattgtgtTTGGATCAACATCTGCAAGTCGTGCTAACAATTTTGTGAATCTCATGCAAGAAGAATTTGAAATGAGCATGGTAGGTGACCTGGCCTACTTTCTAGGGCTACAGATCAAACAAACTTTTGAAG AGAGAAAACAACCAAAGTCATCTGGAAAGGAAACCTCCACTACTACCAAGGACAAGATCACAACTGGTTCAATCTCTCAAACCTTTGATCCGTCTGAGTACAACTCAGAACCCATATACGATGCTGTTGAAAACTATGTAAGCAATCCCTCCACAAAcaatgaagaagatgatatcCCAAACAGTTTGAACAAATGCACTGTCAAACGGAGACTCAACTTCAACATTGTTATTAACAATGAAGGTACTACGCAGTCATCCTTTCCCAGGGATAATCCACCAGATGTGCATGTTGCCAAAGCCGAAGGACAACGACTAACTATCCTTGTCTATCCTCACCGAATGACTCG TTCACCAAATATAAATGATGACTACAAAGAGGATTTAGACATTGTTGCATATGAATTGACTGGTGGGATCAAGAATTTATGGACAACAAAAGATACTGTGCAATCAGCCATTCTCACTCCAACATATGCATTGTTGCATAAAGTTGCCTTGCACCAACAAAGCACAAATGCTATGTCAAGGAGTCATTAG